In Vibrio echinoideorum, the following proteins share a genomic window:
- a CDS encoding YbhB/YbcL family Raf kinase inhibitor-like protein, with product MKAFIKSVLAISLLAASSAQAFELNSNDIQEGHPMAKTFEYSSWGCNGDNLSPQLMWKDAPAGTKSFAITAYDPDAPTESGFWHWVAFDIPATVSELPRGVDISKLGGKEGRIDYGTVGFGGACPPEKDGMHRYQFTVWALPTDKLNLDENTPSAVVGFTLNSMALDKAKLTATYIR from the coding sequence ATGAAAGCATTCATTAAATCCGTATTGGCAATCAGTCTTTTGGCAGCTAGCTCAGCTCAGGCTTTTGAGTTAAACAGTAACGATATTCAAGAAGGTCACCCAATGGCGAAGACGTTTGAATACTCAAGTTGGGGTTGTAACGGCGATAACCTATCACCACAATTGATGTGGAAAGACGCACCTGCAGGAACCAAAAGCTTTGCAATCACGGCTTATGATCCAGATGCTCCGACTGAAAGTGGCTTTTGGCACTGGGTCGCGTTTGATATTCCAGCAACAGTAAGCGAGCTTCCGCGTGGTGTAGACATCTCTAAGCTGGGTGGCAAAGAAGGTCGTATCGATTACGGAACCGTGGGCTTTGGTGGCGCTTGTCCTCCAGAAAAAGATGGTATGCACCGTTATCAATTCACGGTTTGGGCATTGCCAACGGATAAGCTCAACCTAGACGAAAACACGCCATCGGCTGTGGTTGGATTTACGTTGAACAGCATGGCTTTAGACAAAGCGAAACTGACTGCAACTTATATACGTTGA
- a CDS encoding LysR family transcriptional regulator, with protein MDLNAVTVFTQVVDCGSFTHAAEALNMTKSTVSRKLAELEQHLGVRLITRSTRSLVLTPEGERFYQSSIQMHEIMSQAELEVSANQDLIRGPLNVVLPVELGHQVLAKYIHSFLKEHPNVTLNLELTNREVDIIAEGIDLYAQIGELLDSSLVSRYLTTSKRALVASPEYLEQFGDIKTPADLKPPFRLIEVVNKAARLPKWHLQLEDGESILIELPCQLRVNTITACLTACVDGLGIAVLPEFICRDHFQTGKLIRLLPEYDMPEVSVSLVYADRQLMPKRKKVFIDYLLTAFKSGKHK; from the coding sequence ATGGACTTAAATGCTGTGACTGTTTTTACACAAGTAGTTGATTGTGGGAGTTTTACGCATGCCGCGGAAGCTCTAAACATGACTAAGTCAACCGTAAGTCGGAAATTGGCAGAGTTAGAACAGCACTTAGGTGTGAGATTGATCACTCGTTCGACTCGAAGTTTGGTGCTAACACCGGAAGGGGAACGCTTCTATCAATCGAGTATTCAAATGCATGAGATCATGAGCCAAGCCGAATTAGAAGTTTCAGCAAACCAAGATCTCATCCGTGGCCCTCTAAATGTTGTTCTTCCCGTTGAGTTGGGACATCAAGTTCTGGCGAAGTATATTCACAGTTTCCTCAAAGAACATCCAAATGTCACATTGAACTTGGAACTGACGAATCGCGAAGTTGATATCATTGCGGAAGGTATCGATCTTTATGCGCAAATTGGTGAGCTTTTGGATTCGAGCTTGGTTTCTCGATATCTCACAACATCAAAACGTGCGTTGGTAGCCAGCCCGGAATATTTAGAGCAATTTGGTGATATCAAAACACCCGCAGATCTAAAACCACCGTTTAGGTTGATTGAAGTGGTGAATAAAGCGGCAAGGTTGCCTAAATGGCATTTGCAGCTGGAGGACGGTGAATCGATTTTGATAGAGCTGCCATGCCAGTTGAGGGTGAACACGATTACAGCCTGCCTGACTGCTTGTGTTGATGGTTTGGGTATCGCCGTGTTGCCGGAGTTTATCTGTCGGGACCATTTTCAGACAGGGAAGCTAATAAGACTATTGCCCGAATATGATATGCCTGAGGTATCTGTGAGTTTGGTGTATGCCGACAGACAGTTGATGCCAAAGCGTAAGAAAGTCTTTATCGATTATCTGTTAACAGCTTTTAAAAGTGGGAAGCATAAGTAG
- a CDS encoding D-serine ammonia-lyase, with amino-acid sequence MTELKLDVELNLDSELNIDTELDIDKLVDDFPLLEQLVALEEVSWFNPNVTTLESGLPYVGLGEEDIHDASSRLQRFAPYLAKAFPETQVTNGIIESELINIPSMKSALEAHYQQPIKGRLMMKKDSHLPISGSIKARGGIYEVLTHAEKLVIEAGLLSESDDYSKLLEPKFRDFFKQYSIAVGSTGNLGMSIGIMSAKLGFTVSVHMSADARAWKKNKLREHGVNVVEYEQDYGVAVEQGRKEAEQDPRCFFIDDENSQTLFLGYSVAGQRLKQQFEQQQIVVDKQHPLFVYLPCGVGGGPGGVAFGLKMAFGDHVHCVFAEPTHSPCMLLGVHTGLHDQISVQDLGIDNLTAADGLAVGRASGFVGRAMERLLDGYYTLTDERMYQLLGELNQAEGIQLEPSALAGMPGVIHVEQNREYLDRLEIDESTLANATHLVWATGGGMVPKEEMAAYLAKSSV; translated from the coding sequence ATGACTGAATTGAAACTCGATGTTGAGTTAAACCTAGATAGCGAATTAAACATAGATACCGAATTAGACATAGATAAGCTTGTTGACGACTTTCCGCTCTTGGAACAACTTGTAGCGCTGGAAGAGGTAAGTTGGTTTAACCCGAATGTGACGACTCTGGAGAGCGGTTTACCTTATGTGGGGTTAGGCGAAGAAGACATTCACGACGCGAGTTCGAGGTTACAAAGGTTTGCCCCTTATCTAGCCAAGGCGTTTCCTGAAACTCAAGTGACCAATGGCATCATCGAGTCTGAACTTATCAATATTCCTTCGATGAAATCAGCGTTAGAAGCCCATTATCAGCAGCCAATAAAAGGGCGTTTGATGATGAAAAAAGACAGTCACTTACCGATCTCGGGTTCAATTAAAGCGCGTGGCGGTATCTATGAAGTATTAACGCACGCCGAAAAACTTGTGATTGAAGCGGGCTTGCTCAGCGAAAGTGATGATTACAGCAAACTGCTTGAACCTAAGTTTCGTGATTTCTTCAAACAATACAGCATTGCAGTGGGTTCTACGGGGAATCTAGGAATGTCGATTGGCATCATGAGCGCCAAGTTGGGCTTTACAGTTTCGGTACACATGTCGGCTGATGCAAGAGCGTGGAAGAAAAATAAACTGCGTGAGCACGGTGTCAACGTAGTCGAGTACGAACAAGACTATGGCGTCGCGGTAGAACAAGGGCGTAAAGAGGCGGAGCAAGACCCACGTTGCTTCTTTATTGATGATGAAAACTCGCAAACCTTGTTTCTTGGTTACTCGGTGGCAGGACAACGACTAAAGCAGCAATTTGAACAGCAACAAATAGTGGTCGATAAACAACACCCATTATTTGTCTACTTGCCATGTGGAGTAGGTGGCGGGCCCGGTGGTGTTGCATTTGGCTTGAAGATGGCATTTGGCGACCATGTGCACTGCGTTTTTGCTGAGCCGACGCATTCACCTTGTATGCTTCTTGGCGTTCATACGGGTTTGCATGACCAAATTTCAGTGCAAGATCTTGGCATCGACAATCTAACGGCTGCTGACGGCTTAGCGGTGGGTCGTGCTTCTGGCTTTGTTGGTCGCGCGATGGAGCGCTTGCTTGATGGTTATTACACATTAACCGATGAACGCATGTATCAATTGCTAGGCGAACTGAACCAAGCAGAGGGTATTCAACTTGAGCCTTCAGCACTCGCGGGCATGCCGGGTGTGATTCATGTTGAGCAGAATAGAGAATATCTTGATCGCCTAGAGATTGATGAGTCGACGCTAGCGAATGCAACGCACCTTGTGTGGGCGACTGGCGGAGGCATGGTGCCGAAAGAAGAAATGGCCGCTTACTTAGCTAAGTCATCGGTTTAG
- a CDS encoding ATP-binding protein, whose amino-acid sequence MRRLTLVLCLIFWLPMLANAQSLQDKWQALYQLSWQSSPILVSQQELAQYPKVLFQESSRYPDFNKFSWGDIEALATIQDNCQAIENTNPSLRDAIEFELALCNQKTLDSIWFAAHSKRHPAGGSFADRYSASFPEHDEKSHADINEQIRPFLSITNSKHPLYEKLQTLTAEGRGALLNGYRAWQEGDVLWLSGEQGWKAIPSEVWQTLAEQQGITLMGENCSFRYSNICVNEPSYDPLPMKILSISLLLILSSVSGRTLYLRRKHRKERQFVLQLLTHELRTPITSLGLTVEMFRNRYDDFSDETQGAVWRLISDYQRLSQLTENSKVYLSADQSEPLLKQNASLEEWLDHVCEKHNIAYQCTESDIELNLPYYWLTICLDNLIKNAKQHGKGKILVKVALAEKLTIEVQDEGHFPSLIQRLISRVTPTTIHKQDNMGIGLTIVEHLVKQANGRLIILRNPTRCILEITYEHPTSD is encoded by the coding sequence ATGCGCAGGCTTACATTAGTCCTTTGTTTGATTTTTTGGCTCCCAATGCTAGCCAATGCCCAAAGTTTGCAAGACAAATGGCAGGCCTTGTATCAACTCAGTTGGCAATCGTCCCCTATCTTAGTATCTCAACAAGAGTTAGCTCAGTACCCGAAAGTTTTGTTTCAGGAAAGTAGTCGCTATCCTGATTTCAACAAGTTCAGTTGGGGTGATATAGAAGCATTGGCAACGATCCAAGATAACTGCCAAGCGATTGAAAACACCAACCCTTCATTACGTGATGCAATCGAATTCGAACTGGCTTTATGTAATCAGAAAACGCTTGATTCAATCTGGTTTGCAGCACATTCCAAACGACACCCTGCTGGTGGAAGTTTTGCTGATCGCTATTCGGCGTCTTTCCCAGAGCATGACGAGAAATCACACGCCGATATCAACGAGCAAATACGCCCTTTCCTAAGTATTACCAACTCTAAGCATCCATTATATGAAAAGCTACAAACCTTAACTGCAGAAGGCAGAGGCGCGTTACTCAACGGATACCGAGCTTGGCAAGAAGGCGATGTACTTTGGTTAAGTGGCGAACAAGGTTGGAAAGCTATTCCCTCTGAGGTTTGGCAAACTCTCGCGGAACAACAAGGAATTACCTTGATGGGTGAAAACTGCTCTTTTCGTTACAGCAATATTTGCGTTAATGAGCCAAGTTACGATCCACTTCCGATGAAGATCTTGAGCATTTCATTACTCTTGATATTGAGTTCGGTGTCAGGCAGAACATTATATTTAAGAAGAAAACATCGCAAAGAAAGGCAGTTTGTCTTACAGCTACTGACCCATGAGTTACGCACGCCAATCACCAGCCTTGGGTTAACGGTTGAAATGTTCAGAAATCGCTACGATGACTTTTCCGATGAAACTCAAGGCGCGGTTTGGCGTTTAATATCCGACTATCAAAGGCTTTCTCAACTGACAGAAAACAGTAAGGTGTATTTAAGCGCTGACCAGTCAGAGCCGTTATTAAAGCAAAATGCATCATTGGAAGAATGGCTTGACCATGTATGTGAGAAACACAATATCGCTTACCAATGTACAGAGAGTGATATTGAACTCAACCTTCCTTATTACTGGTTAACCATCTGCCTAGATAATTTGATAAAGAATGCCAAACAACATGGTAAAGGCAAGATTTTGGTTAAAGTAGCGCTCGCAGAAAAGTTAACGATTGAAGTTCAAGACGAAGGGCATTTCCCTTCCTTAATACAACGCCTTATTTCACGAGTGACACCGACCACCATTCATAAGCAAGATAACATGGGCATTGGCCTAACTATTGTTGAGCACTTGGTGAAACAAGCGAATGGCCGCCTCATTATTCTCCGTAACCCAACCCGATGTATTTTGGAAATTACTTATGAACACCCTACTTCTGATTGA
- a CDS encoding helix-turn-helix transcriptional regulator — protein MNHQYTVTVFRAEQLQKLRNVRILSPSIIQIITGSKRLFWKDSAEELSHSQLLLCEASASLSFENMPHKGRFLSRVFSFHHQPTQAMLDLSEERSNDLGLPTVQADRNLQDSLNALFSFDTQSMSKETQQFWLQGLYQQLAEKGVLHRLFASANVSFSQKLSHYLSHSPDDKHPLESVAERFAMSRATLIRKLKLEGMQYREVLAEVRLSHALYLMQNGQQNVAMLAQSCGYQSEGRFSQRFKGKFGLTPSEYIKTVAVQ, from the coding sequence ATGAATCATCAATATACAGTCACGGTTTTTCGCGCTGAACAGTTACAGAAACTGCGTAATGTGAGGATTCTATCCCCTAGTATTATCCAGATAATCACAGGTAGTAAGCGTCTGTTTTGGAAAGATTCAGCTGAAGAGCTATCACATTCACAGTTGTTGCTTTGTGAAGCCTCTGCCTCATTGAGCTTTGAAAATATGCCCCATAAAGGCCGTTTTCTATCGCGTGTATTCAGCTTCCATCACCAGCCAACTCAAGCAATGTTGGATTTAAGTGAGGAACGTTCTAATGATCTGGGGCTACCTACAGTGCAAGCGGACCGAAACTTACAAGATTCACTCAACGCGCTGTTTTCGTTTGATACACAGAGCATGAGCAAAGAGACCCAACAGTTTTGGTTGCAAGGCTTATACCAGCAATTAGCTGAAAAAGGTGTGTTGCACCGATTGTTTGCCAGTGCCAACGTTTCGTTTAGCCAAAAGCTCAGCCATTACCTTTCACATTCACCTGATGATAAGCATCCGCTAGAGTCGGTGGCGGAACGCTTTGCGATGAGCCGCGCCACGCTTATCCGTAAATTGAAACTTGAAGGTATGCAATATCGTGAGGTGTTGGCTGAGGTGCGGTTAAGCCACGCACTTTATCTGATGCAAAACGGACAGCAGAATGTCGCGATGCTGGCTCAGTCTTGCGGTTACCAATCAGAAGGACGCTTTAGTCAGCGCTTTAAAGGGAAGTTCGGTTTGACACCTAGCGAGTATATTAAGACCGTTGCGGTTCAATAG
- a CDS encoding glycoside hydrolase, producing the protein MFSTRHLFHLSSIAIATLFTACAFSSNAQASPITLTNTNLNTSNSVSISPQNLHIDWNGLSVNGSAITVDRQQQKVTNLVLGFPASARSSDKTRSPKNASWTLIPSGINVEVELNQSELTVQFSLPSGTQIKRNQPIELAWFDLAEQQTQTLFLPFSEGMRIPTDSKVWANYLVNNHSESNTSQDLKMPFWTVQQNDQFISYQMLNATNNTISFSDTKANIDMSASHQFTTLNQSQPFSVRITLGNTWLEGAKQYRNWRIDNNLSESLVEKQRRNPDVSKLIGASHIYLFGKDPLSIQDVHDWWGLKAWYLKSTNLNISKEAKRELSSLTKGKDWFSQYHKQLLLDSLSQSLNSMFPVATPTLTNNTIKAQYNAAQNKKNWLVKHAPSYFNAPETWGQALSSDMVANLNKAGLNKLWLGFDNWMPAFYQPNAVELAKQSGYLVGTYDSYNTAIPAKLNDNWLTAQLPKPIRETCAIELADGSMKKGFRGNGFYLNPNCHLDYVKQRALDIMSFGRFNSLFLDVDATAMAREDYSGNIDTISNSSTNGNSNIDTMSNSNTNESDMLLAFNNRMQWLSEQPSLVLGSEDGNSLTTKGIAFAHGLETVGFGWTDKDMKENRQSPYYLGRWYPDHKPDFFFKPAQVKEPYKSLLFSPKYRIPLYQAVFHDEVINAHHWHSDSLKFTNVQTSRDLTAMLYNTPPMVHLTRDEALTSSSPRLAALKHYQNGFEPIHNQLWNKQLVDFVWLDQTGDVQQTLFNDGSKIIANFSEQTFHKGGLEIAPTSMKAMLSNGKVVEWKSELN; encoded by the coding sequence ATGTTCAGTACACGTCACCTGTTTCACCTTTCATCTATCGCCATTGCGACTCTATTTACAGCTTGTGCATTTTCTTCAAACGCACAAGCAAGTCCAATTACACTGACTAATACCAACCTCAACACCAGTAACTCTGTGTCAATTTCGCCTCAAAACCTACACATAGACTGGAATGGATTAAGTGTTAACGGCTCTGCGATCACCGTTGATCGTCAACAACAAAAAGTGACGAACCTTGTCCTTGGTTTCCCTGCTAGCGCACGCTCATCGGATAAAACAAGGTCACCCAAAAACGCATCTTGGACGTTAATTCCCAGTGGCATAAATGTAGAAGTAGAGCTAAACCAAAGCGAACTCACTGTTCAATTCAGCTTACCTTCAGGTACTCAGATAAAACGAAATCAACCCATAGAATTGGCGTGGTTTGACCTAGCGGAACAGCAAACTCAAACTCTGTTTCTTCCTTTCAGCGAAGGGATGCGAATTCCGACCGACAGTAAGGTTTGGGCTAACTATCTAGTGAACAATCACTCGGAAAGTAACACCAGCCAAGACTTAAAAATGCCGTTTTGGACCGTGCAACAAAACGATCAATTCATCAGCTATCAAATGCTGAACGCCACAAACAATACGATCTCGTTTTCTGATACGAAAGCCAATATCGATATGAGTGCATCACACCAATTTACAACGCTCAATCAATCACAGCCTTTCTCTGTTCGTATCACACTTGGAAACACTTGGTTAGAAGGAGCGAAGCAATACCGCAATTGGCGAATCGATAACAACCTCAGCGAATCACTTGTCGAAAAACAAAGGCGTAATCCAGATGTGAGCAAGCTGATCGGCGCAAGCCACATCTACCTGTTTGGTAAAGATCCTTTAAGTATCCAAGATGTGCATGATTGGTGGGGATTAAAAGCGTGGTATTTAAAGAGCACTAACCTCAACATTTCCAAGGAAGCGAAAAGAGAGCTTTCATCACTCACCAAGGGCAAAGATTGGTTCAGTCAGTATCACAAACAATTGTTACTAGACTCGCTTAGTCAATCTCTAAATAGCATGTTCCCCGTTGCGACTCCAACACTGACGAACAACACCATTAAAGCTCAATACAATGCAGCGCAAAACAAGAAAAACTGGTTGGTGAAGCACGCCCCCTCTTACTTCAATGCTCCCGAAACTTGGGGACAAGCATTGTCTTCAGACATGGTTGCTAATCTAAATAAAGCGGGCTTAAACAAGCTTTGGTTAGGCTTTGATAATTGGATGCCAGCTTTCTATCAACCGAATGCGGTCGAACTCGCTAAACAATCCGGTTATCTGGTTGGCACCTATGACTCCTACAACACTGCAATACCCGCCAAGTTAAACGACAACTGGTTAACGGCTCAATTGCCAAAACCCATTCGAGAAACTTGCGCGATTGAATTAGCCGATGGCAGCATGAAAAAGGGATTCCGAGGAAACGGGTTTTATCTGAATCCAAATTGCCATCTAGATTATGTAAAACAACGTGCGCTGGATATTATGAGCTTTGGTCGCTTCAACAGCTTGTTCTTAGATGTAGATGCCACCGCAATGGCCAGAGAGGATTACAGTGGCAACATCGATACCATTAGTAACAGCAGCACCAATGGCAATAGCAATATCGACACAATGAGTAACAGCAATACGAATGAGTCCGACATGTTGTTGGCGTTCAATAACCGAATGCAGTGGTTGTCTGAACAACCGTCATTGGTTTTAGGTTCTGAAGATGGTAATAGTTTAACGACAAAGGGGATCGCATTTGCACACGGCTTAGAAACGGTAGGCTTCGGTTGGACAGATAAAGACATGAAAGAAAATCGTCAATCACCTTACTATTTAGGTCGTTGGTATCCAGACCACAAACCCGATTTTTTCTTTAAACCTGCGCAGGTCAAAGAGCCTTACAAGTCGCTGCTGTTTTCACCTAAATATAGAATCCCGCTTTACCAAGCCGTATTCCATGATGAAGTGATCAACGCGCACCATTGGCATTCAGACAGTCTGAAGTTCACCAATGTACAAACAAGTAGAGATTTAACCGCGATGCTGTACAACACTCCGCCGATGGTTCACTTAACCAGAGACGAAGCCTTAACAAGTTCTAGCCCTAGGTTAGCGGCACTAAAACACTACCAAAACGGGTTTGAACCAATTCACAACCAGTTATGGAATAAACAGTTAGTCGATTTTGTATGGTTAGATCAGACCGGCGATGTTCAACAGACTCTCTTTAATGATGGAAGCAAGATCATCGCGAACTTTTCAGAACAAACCTTTCACAAGGGTGGTCTTGAAATCGCGCCTACCTCTATGAAAGCCATGTTAAGCAATGGAAAAGTCGTAGAGTGGAAATCAGAGCTTAATTAG
- a CDS encoding response regulator transcription factor codes for MNTLLLIEDDPLLGQGLVSFFESNGYQCLWVQDAKSASKVWLRADLVVLDRQLEDGDSLRHLPNWLLLKALPVIVLTAKVEVQQRVEGLMAGAKDYVTKPFSNEELLARVISQLRPLGVSHLNYANIEINLSERIAYLDESPITLKPKEFQLLVLFVQNQGRVFHRDELLNKIWGYQAFPSTRTVDNHILRLRQKLPTLHLETHRGVGYRLSGESQ; via the coding sequence ATGAACACCCTACTTCTGATTGAAGATGACCCACTACTTGGGCAAGGCCTAGTTAGTTTCTTTGAATCTAATGGTTATCAATGCCTCTGGGTACAAGATGCTAAGAGTGCCAGTAAGGTGTGGTTACGCGCTGATCTCGTGGTGCTTGATCGACAGCTCGAAGACGGCGATAGCTTGCGACACCTACCCAACTGGTTACTGCTCAAAGCCCTGCCAGTGATCGTATTGACAGCAAAAGTTGAGGTTCAGCAACGTGTCGAAGGTTTAATGGCCGGTGCTAAAGACTATGTCACTAAGCCTTTCTCAAACGAGGAGTTGCTAGCTCGTGTTATCTCACAGCTTCGCCCATTAGGTGTTAGCCACTTAAATTACGCCAACATAGAAATCAACTTGTCAGAAAGAATCGCTTATTTGGATGAAAGCCCTATCACGCTAAAACCCAAAGAATTTCAATTGTTGGTTTTGTTTGTGCAGAACCAAGGGCGAGTGTTTCACCGAGATGAATTACTCAATAAAATTTGGGGATACCAGGCGTTTCCGAGCACTAGAACCGTGGACAACCACATACTGCGTTTGCGTCAGAAACTACCGACACTCCACCTAGAAACGCATCGCGGAGTAGGTTACCGTTTGTCTGGAGAATCACAATGA
- a CDS encoding MFS transporter, with protein MSASLRNSIFVMLGILFLALNLRGPFTSLAPVLSQVMEGLNLTSSAAGFLTALPLLTFALFSPLVTKISQRIGLEPSLLLGLVLITAGITLRSFGVITTLYIGTVMIGIGIAIGNVLLPVVVKISFPTRIATVTSLYIFTMGIGSTLGSSLMVPFSNLTLFTITGWQLALLMNIVFPMLALMIWLPKVRKRSSSTASNKHQETPIPMKKMIKSGVAWQVTLALGLNSFTFYSLAGWLPQILNDLGYSEIDAGYIYGFLQFSTMVPGLLLLPFLGKSDNQQWLITLCTSSVFIGLIGLLYLPEFAIFWVGLFGLANCSTFIIALSFVGLRTSNSSQAASLSGMAQGIGYALAATGPTLVGKLHAQTDSWSVPILLIASVAFACTIFAALAARDKKVSV; from the coding sequence ATGAGCGCCTCACTTCGTAACAGCATTTTCGTCATGCTCGGGATTCTATTCTTGGCTCTTAACCTGCGTGGGCCTTTTACGAGCTTGGCTCCTGTGCTTTCTCAGGTTATGGAAGGTCTCAACCTAACGTCTTCTGCTGCTGGCTTCTTAACGGCTTTGCCATTGTTAACTTTTGCCTTGTTCTCACCATTAGTCACCAAGATATCTCAACGAATAGGCCTAGAACCTAGCTTACTATTAGGCTTAGTTCTGATTACCGCGGGGATCACTCTGCGATCTTTTGGAGTTATCACTACCTTGTATATAGGTACTGTGATGATCGGTATTGGTATCGCGATTGGTAACGTGTTGTTGCCCGTTGTAGTGAAAATTAGCTTCCCTACACGTATTGCGACGGTCACCTCTTTGTACATCTTTACGATGGGCATCGGCTCGACGTTAGGCTCAAGTTTGATGGTACCGTTTTCAAATCTAACCTTATTCACCATCACGGGTTGGCAATTAGCACTGTTAATGAACATAGTGTTCCCAATGTTAGCTCTGATGATCTGGTTACCTAAAGTCAGAAAGCGCTCTTCTTCTACGGCCAGTAACAAGCATCAAGAAACGCCGATTCCGATGAAAAAGATGATCAAGAGTGGCGTTGCATGGCAAGTAACATTGGCTCTTGGGCTAAATTCATTCACGTTTTATTCTTTGGCGGGTTGGCTGCCACAGATCTTGAACGACCTTGGCTACAGCGAAATTGACGCGGGCTACATTTATGGATTTCTACAATTTTCGACGATGGTTCCTGGATTGCTGTTACTGCCGTTCTTAGGTAAAAGCGATAACCAACAATGGCTCATTACGCTTTGTACTTCGAGTGTATTTATTGGATTAATTGGGCTGCTGTATTTGCCTGAGTTTGCGATCTTTTGGGTGGGACTTTTTGGATTAGCCAACTGTTCTACGTTTATTATCGCACTCTCTTTTGTTGGCTTGCGTACATCGAATAGCAGCCAAGCCGCATCGCTGTCGGGTATGGCGCAAGGAATTGGTTATGCTTTAGCAGCAACAGGTCCAACGCTGGTGGGTAAGCTTCATGCTCAAACAGATTCTTGGAGTGTTCCCATTCTGCTGATCGCATCCGTTGCATTTGCGTGCACGATTTTCGCGGCACTGGCAGCAAGAGACAAGAAAGTCAGCGTTTAA
- a CDS encoding DUF2861 family protein, translating into MKVRSLTVLICALPFACHAAWFTDTPLQHAYQSLLEDQPQVAWQELQIALNQEKLDSQLWLPVKQEILSRTHCGAALTQRPEPKNHIQVSFIRRQGLSSQGYQIKVSAEQLNQDSENQAQRIALVSPDGKIMIDGQLSSEIEYQEIETNELFIKPVSGVYQLTIGSNLYPIVVALDDSKRWLSLENKLNDPHIVITPPNVIDNCPDTNVSWQWFDENYDMLGFKVPIKATQEVVPKQSPSDSDAKHLSASVEMFEYQGAIEVQYVQRVAVPF; encoded by the coding sequence ATGAAAGTAAGATCGCTTACAGTATTGATATGCGCGTTACCCTTTGCGTGCCATGCAGCTTGGTTTACCGACACACCATTGCAACACGCCTACCAATCACTACTCGAAGACCAACCCCAAGTAGCGTGGCAAGAGCTACAAATCGCGCTCAATCAAGAGAAACTCGATAGCCAGCTTTGGCTACCAGTAAAACAAGAAATATTGAGTCGAACTCACTGCGGAGCAGCACTCACACAAAGACCAGAACCTAAAAACCACATTCAAGTCAGCTTTATCCGGCGCCAAGGTCTTTCCTCACAAGGCTATCAGATTAAAGTGTCAGCCGAACAGCTTAACCAAGACTCAGAAAACCAAGCTCAGCGTATCGCTCTGGTTTCACCTGACGGGAAAATTATGATCGACGGGCAACTCTCTTCTGAAATCGAATATCAGGAGATTGAGACCAATGAACTGTTCATCAAACCAGTATCGGGGGTTTATCAGTTAACCATAGGATCGAACCTCTACCCTATTGTGGTGGCTTTGGATGACAGCAAGCGATGGTTATCGCTAGAGAACAAACTTAATGACCCGCATATTGTAATAACGCCACCAAATGTAATCGACAACTGCCCTGACACAAATGTGAGTTGGCAATGGTTTGATGAAAACTACGACATGCTAGGCTTCAAGGTGCCAATCAAAGCAACGCAAGAAGTCGTCCCAAAGCAAAGCCCATCGGATAGCGACGCTAAACACTTGAGTGCATCGGTTGAGATGTTTGAATACCAAGGTGCGATTGAAGTTCAATATGTACAGCGCGTCGCTGTGCCTTTTTAG